The nucleotide sequence CAATACAAAAAGGGAAATAAAAGGAGAGATATGTTCAATCATAATGTGAGAATATGTATGGACAAGTTATAAAGCTCCTATATGTTTCAACTTTATATTGGCAaatgaaatcatttttttttacaaaagctGAATATCCACTAATCCAAAAATTCCACGTTTTGAttctctcaatttttttttaaaaaataataattttagtgtataaataacataatttcAGTTATCATTTATAAACCAAACCACTAATTTTCCTCACCTTCTATTTCACTGTTGCAgtagttttcatttattaatcttctatcaaaaaatttaaaataataatgctTTAATATagattaccaaaaaaacaaaccacTAAACTATATATGATAGTTAATGTGAATACttcattttttgaaaaagaaaagtttttgtaatgaatttaatttattgatgaatattgtatattattatacatttaaatctaatacaaaaaaaagtatgtaAACTGTTAAATTTTAGGAGAAATAAAAGGTAAATAAAGAAAGTAAAGAAGGAAGCAAAAATTCACATAGAAAATCATTTTGCTGGCCATTACTATAATAGATCCTATCCCCTCTTGAAAGCTTTCCACATAAAATCTGTCACACCCTCCGCCTCTCACACACCCTCCCACTACCTCACTAAAATGCGCAGACTTGTTGCTAAAATGAGCATGGTGCGTGATTCGCCCGCTTCTTACTTgcctcacttcttcttcttcttcaccctttaaaaaaaaaagaaaccgtCTTTTCactacctctctctctctccttcactCTCCTCTCTGTAGCTTCCTTTCTCCGGCGAGTTTCTCGGCTGAGATTGTAAATTTTTGTGTCTTTTCTGAGATTATGCTGAGCTCAACTCTTGACAAGAACCAAATGTCTTCTGACATAAGCTAAACTCTCTTCTTACAATCACTGTCTGATTCTTTTTCGGCATAAAGTCTTCTCCTTTTTGCTTTGAATTGCATATGGCAGCTCAATTCAACGGATCTAGCTACTTCAAGTTCTGATTCTCTGAGCTAGGGTTGTTTTAAATtagcttcctttttttttgggattGTTCGTAGTCCTGTTCAACTGTTTTGTTTGGGAAAGGGATGGGTAGGAGGCAAATCTCACAGGATGAAGTAGGACCACCGATAAACCCAAGAGCTGGATTGCGAAGGGAACAAGCTGGTAGAGGTTCTTACCGAGGAAGTTAGTCACTTTGTTAGCTCATCGTTGTGGGAAAGaaaaaagtttctttttttgggAGTGGGTGGAGACAAgactttgtttttttgttgttgtttttttcttgaactTATAAAAGAATCAAAGGAAagagttttgtgtttttttttttcttttttcatttcttgAGAGTTATCATCTCTGTCTCTCTTAGAGAATGGGTTCTACCTCGCAAGAGATACTGAGGAGCCTTTGCTCCAACACGGTGTGGAGATATGCTGTGTTCTGGAAACTTAACCATCGGTCTCGAATGTGAGTTGTCTTAACCTTTCCTTTTATTCCTGCTAAGATATGTTTACCGTCTGTGCTTGGTGGACCATTTATAATTGTCAACGGGTTGGAATCTAATAGTTGATTTGGGTGTTTAAGAGATGTATAGTTAATGTTTTTAAGACTTACCTCCATCCAACTCTCTAGTGTTAGAGAACATATGTAACGTTTATGGATTGCAGCCTTATGCAAGTGTTAGTTTAAGTGGCTTCTTAATCTCTTGGAAGACTTGATAAAGCTACTAATAGCCTGTGATTGTAGTGCTTCTATATAGTTAATATTGATATGTACCTCCAACTCGCTAGCGAGAGAGAACTTGTGGAACCTTATGTGGAATGCAGACTTATACAACTGTAGTTTAAGAGTCTTCCCAATCTTTTGGAAGAGCTGAGAAAGTTACTAATAGCCTGTGGAAGTAATGCTTCTTTGTAGGTATTTTTGCTAGAATCAGTTTTTACATGAAGTTTAAGTAGACAATCAATTAAACAATCTAGTTGAGGGTTTAGTTGACCAGgatggtttttgatttttagagACTGTTCAACACTTGCAGGGTACTTACCTTGGAGGATGCTTACTATGACAATTGTGGGCACAATAATAACTCACCGGAAGTTCAGGGTTGCAGCGTTGTACCAAAGGACATGCATGGAGCACATGACTCCCTTGGTTTAGCTGTGGCAAAGATGGCTTATCATGTCTATTCTCTAGGGGAAGGGTAAGAATAAATTGCTTGACTTCATCTTTTCAACTAGGCGTCTTTAGCTCAACAGTCTATGACGTACTCTGGCATTAGgtagttataaatttattattgctGTGTGTGTTTTTATTCTTTGTTTCCTTGACATTAGCTACATGATGCAAAGATTTTGTCTTGTCTTAGGACTTGATGCCAGCAGGAGCCTTTACTATTAGTTACAATGGTTCTTGTTGAATCATTTTACTCAATGATGTCAAGACTAATTTTTCTAATGATGTCTATATTAACAGGATTGTAGGACAAGTTGCGGTTTCTGGAGGATACCAATGGGTATTCCCCGAATATAATGGCAACTGCCACTCAGCATCTGAGGTTTAGGAACTTCTTATATCGAGTTGATTTTTTTTCGTGTATTTTTAATGTCTTAAACCAGATATCCTTTTCTTATTACAGTTTCATAACGTTTGGGAGAGTCAAATATCTGGTGGAGTAAaggtattttagatttttccCAAGTGTTACTTTTGTCTGCTCTATTGTCAATGACTTTCTCAAAGTTTGCCACTGGACACTTTCGTCTTAAAAACATCTGTTTTTCCTTCGTTGCAGACCATTCTTGTAGTAGCTGTTGGTCCCTGTGGTGTTGTGCAGCTAGGCTCTTTGCATAAAGTAAGTAGGATCATATAATTGGATGCAGAGTGTTTGGCAGTAACAAAATAATAGCCTCATGTGAATGTATCTGGTCTTATTGTGTGCTTCTGTTGAACAGGTTGATGAAGATGTGACATTGGTGAATCATATCCGACATATGTTTTTGGCACTGAAGGATCCACTGGCAGATCATGCAGCAAGTTTAATGCAATGTAATTTGAACAATTCGTTGTCTCTGGTAAAGATCTTCTTCATACAAATATGGATTCACGTTTGTCCTGAGTAGGAACATGATgtgttgtattatttttttgttgcagccaaAAATACCTTCTGAATGTTTACATGTTGAGGCTTTACCTAATTGCTCTGGAGAAGTTGGCAAAGCTATGAATGTGGCTAGCGTGCCTTATAATACACCTTCATGTCTTCTCATGGAGAAGGCAGCCCAAGCTGTGCAAGGATCTTCTTGTGGGAGTTATAGCAGTGTTACGTTTGGCTTTCCAATTGATTTGGTTGATGCCAAACATGAGAGTCAAGTAGGTACAAATATAGTCAGTTATGCACCTCATGTGCTCAACAATTCAAGTTCATCTGCTTTAGCAACTGAGGCTGAAAGATTGATATCAAGCCAATcatatccaggcttggactcaacTTTTTATGATTCATCAAGAACAGGTAAAGAAAGTTCTTACCAAAATGAAGTGTTCCAACTATCTGAGAACCAAGGAAACAGATACATAGAGGAGACTGAGCGTATGCTGGAGGGGAAATGCAAGGATGCTTTGATCTCATCTGGATATCCATTTGCTGGCAGCGAGCTGCTAGAGGCATTAGGCTCTGGTTTCAAGCAAACGAGCAGGGGTGGTCGTGAGGAGCTAGTGAAGTCTGAACATGGTTCAACAACAAGACCAACGGATGATATGAGTCATAGCCAGCTTACATTTGACCCTGGCCCTGAGAATCTTCTAGATGCTGTGGTTGCTAATGTGTGTCATAGCGATGGCAATGCCAGGGATGATATCTTATCTAGCAGATCGGTACAGTCATTGCTTACTAGCATGGCAGAACCTTCAGGTCAAAAGATGCATAATCAGCTGCCACTAACAGAGGTGTATACTCAACAGAATCCGTCAGATATCTGCGGAGCATTTTCTTCGATTGGGTTCTCATCCACGTGTCCCAGCTCATCTAGCGATCAGTTCCAGACATCACTGGAGATGATGCCCAAGAAGATCAAAAAGAGGGCTAAGCCTGGAGAAAGTTCTCGGCCTCGACCAAGAGACAGGCAACTCATTCAGGATAGGATCAAGGAGCTTAGAGAACTTGTACCTAATGGATCTAAGGTGACTTTTCTCTTCCTAGCTTCAATTGTAGTTGCCAGTGTTTTTGGCTGTTTgctaatcatttttattatgttttacaGTGCAGTATTGATTCTTTGCTAGAACGCACGATCAAGCACATGCTCTTTTTGCAGAATGTTACTAAGCATGCTGACAAGCTCAGTAAAAGTGCTACTACAAAGGTAAAACGTCTACTAACAATCTCGGTTCCATCCTAGAAATTTATGTTTCCAGCTTCCATCTTTGATAAATGGACATATTATGCTATCatgtttgattgattgatgtAGCAAATATTGTAATCTCAGATGCAACAAAAGGAAACTGGCACACAAGGTTCAACCTGCGCTGTGGAAGTTGGAGGCCATCTTCAAGTGTGCTCGATTATCGTTGAGAATCTGAACAAGCAAGGGATGGTTCTTATCGAGGTTTgtaatctttctttctttcctttagGTTAGTCTTTGTTTGAACTTCAGTTCCAAATTCTttgatttaaaatgtttttgggGGTTTTGGACAGATGTTATGCGAAGAAtgtggccattttcttgagatAGCAAATGTGATCAGGAGCTTGGACCTCATCATACTAAGAGGTGTCACAGAGGCTCAGGGGGAGAAAACATGGATATGCTTTGTAGTTGAGGTAGGAGTCAAATTATATCCCCTTGAACATTGGGTTACTATGATATGCTATATTGACTAATATGGAAATGGTAATATGAAAATGGCAGAGCCAAAACAACAAAGTAATGCAGAGGATGGACATTTTGTGGTCTCTGGTGCAAATCTTTCAGCCAAAGGCCAATGGCAAGCACTAGCAGCAACGTTGGTTTCAAGGCTTTGCGTTTGGAGGAGGAAAACAGAACTTGCTGTGTGCTTGTACAGTGTTGTTGAtacttgtttttgtttgtttggggttttaggtataattttttttacttagtGTGCATGTTTGAGTTCTCAGTGTGTTTATGATTTGCTTGTTTGCTTTGGAGTTGGGACTCTTTATAAATACagtaaaatgtttataaattaaaaccaGTTTAATTATTTTCCATACTAATTTTTCCTTGCTAACTTGAAACTTTATTGAAtttcattttgaattttaactTCCATAAATACATTAAGAAACAAAACCTTGGTAAAGTAGTAATCAAGAGATATATTAGTCGTTGATCTTCTGAAAAGATGCTCACATAACTGTCAATACAGCTTTGAAGATGTTGATATCAACATTGTAATGAATAATAATATCATTAGCAACGTGCAAAATTACATGTTAAATATACTAATGAAGCCCAACCAGTGTTACTGTAGGAGAAGATAAGATcatgaaaaaccaaaaacctcAGTGTTCTTCCATGATGTGAATAACCATAACTGATTAGTCAACTGCTTTAGAATCGTTAGATGAAGAGGCCTCACCAGATTCGCAGTGTTCATGGTTATGATCATGGTGGTGTTGGtcatcttcgtcttcttcgctGTCATCCTCATCAAAAGGCTTCTGTTTGTGAAAGATGCAGCACTTCTTGGAACTCTTCTTCTGCA is from Brassica napus cultivar Da-Ae chromosome A4, Da-Ae, whole genome shotgun sequence and encodes:
- the LOC106447014 gene encoding transcription factor bHLH155 encodes the protein MGSTSQEILRSLCSNTVWRYAVFWKLNHRSRMVLTLEDAYYDNCGHNNNSPEVQGCSVVPKDMHGAHDSLGLAVAKMAYHVYSLGEGIVGQVAVSGGYQWVFPEYNGNCHSASEFHNVWESQISGGVKTILVVAVGPCGVVQLGSLHKVDEDVTLVNHIRHMFLALKDPLADHAASLMQCNLNNSLSLPKIPSECLHVEALPNCSGEVGKAMNVASVPYNTPSCLLMEKAAQAVQGSSCGSYSSVTFGFPIDLVDAKHESQVGTNIVSYAPHVLNNSSSSALATEAERLISSQSYPGLDSTFYDSSRTGKESSYQNEVFQLSENQGNRYIEETERMLEGKCKDALISSGYPFAGSELLEALGSGFKQTSRGGREELVKSEHGSTTRPTDDMSHSQLTFDPGPENLLDAVVANVCHSDGNARDDILSSRSVQSLLTSMAEPSGQKMHNQLPLTEVYTQQNPSDICGAFSSIGFSSTCPSSSSDQFQTSLEMMPKKIKKRAKPGESSRPRPRDRQLIQDRIKELRELVPNGSKCSIDSLLERTIKHMLFLQNVTKHADKLSKSATTKMQQKETGTQGSTCAVEVGGHLQVCSIIVENLNKQGMVLIEMLCEECGHFLEIANVIRSLDLIILRGVTEAQGEKTWICFVVESQNNKVMQRMDILWSLVQIFQPKANGKH
- the LOC106447026 gene encoding protein phosphatase 1 regulatory subunit INH3, yielding MSTATRPSSSTATTTSVILENPVSQSQPTERLVLRLNRIKKKVSWKDGTVDNEFMQKKSSKKCCIFHKQKPFDEDDSEEDEDDQHHHDHNHEHCESGEASSSNDSKAVD